The segment ACTTTACCCGTTTCAGGATCAGTGATCGTTTCTGCATTCCAAGGTTTGAAGAACCACTCACCATCGGCAGCAAATTCCCGATGCAAACGCCCCATCGCCTGACGATAATCAATCGCTTCTTTAATCACTTCATGGGTAAGAGACTGACCGCGAGGACCGTCCATTTGTGATACAGCAATATCGTTAGAGGCACTAATTGCATACAACGGTGATGTTGTCGCATGCATCATGTAAGACTGATTAAATCGCTCAAAATTAATATGATCTTTACCATAGCGCACATGAATCCAAGACGCTTGTGACAATGCATTCAGTAATTTATGCGTTGAATGTGTCGCGAACACGGTTGGTGCATCAGGATCTTCTATTGGCTCACCACGCATCGCAAAGTGATCGGTATAAATAGGATTAAAACGCGCATAGCCATACCAAGCTTCATCAAAGTGAATACGATTACTACTTTCAGCTAATATATCTTGCGCACGCTTAGCGTTATAACACAAACCATCATAGGTACAGTTTGTCACCACTGCATAAGTTGCCTGTCCACCCGCTTTTGCTTTGGTTAACTCGCTACTTTCTGCTGATTTCTTTAACCCTTCTGGCGACATTTGATCTGGATAAATAGGACCGATAATACCGTAACGATTTCGAGTTGGTACCATGTAAACTGGTAATGCCCCAGTAAGCATTAACCCTTGTTCAATAGATTTGTGGCAGTTTCGGTCACAGATCGCAAGTGTATTTTCACGCATACAAATTTGCATAATGGTACGGTTTGCACCTGATGTACCAGTGACTAAAGAGTAGGATTTATCCGCACCAAAAACTTTTGCCGCGTATTCTTCACTCTCACCAAACGCTCCCGTATGATCCAATAGCGAGCCCAGTGAACCACGCTCGATCCCCATATCAGAACGGAATAAACCTTCACCATAATAGTTATAGAATCGCTGACCTGCCGGTGTTTTACGGAAACCGACACCGCCTTGGTGTCCAGGCGCTGCCCATGAATACTCATGAATATCATCATATTTCATCATCGCCGATGCGAGTGGTGGCAACAATTGCTCTCGATATCGCTCCATCGCCGCCATGGCACGGCCAGCAATAAAATCTGCTGTATCTTCTAATATCCACACAAACTCATCAACCTGAGACATTAACTCTCGGTTAATCGTCAAGGTAACTTTTTTTCTTTCTGCTAGTAAAAAGACGGGAACCCCATCTTGGCGTTGATTTAATTTTTCAATCAACGAAAAGAACATATCGTTTTCTTCTTGTTGCTGTCCTGTCATGCTCGAGGTCAACATTAAGCAATCAATCGCTAAATTAACATTTAGAATAGAATAACAATCATCATAAGAAGAGGCGCTAAGAACGGTAATTGATTCATTTTTAAATTGTTCGATTAAACGATCAATTGCATTCGCAATAACCCCTGTTTTCTGTGAGTTATCAAAAATTAACACTCTCTTATGTTTTCCGTAATTAAGCATATTCTGGTCCTGTTATAATCAAATTTATATCGATAGATCATTTGTTTTTAAATTAAATGCCAACCTTTATGTTTTATTAGGAACAGCATCTCGGCTCGCAATGAACCCATAGAAGAAATAACCAAATAATGTAATGACGGTTCCATAGAATACGGCTTCCTCACCTGTAGAATACGCGCCATAAATACTATAAATAACAGCAACTGAACCGATTAAAATACCAGTATTATATTCTTTTTGATTAACCTGACTCTGTCTCATAATAATGCCAAGAGCCGTGAGTGCGAGAATATATGGAACCATATTAATAAATACAGCTAGGTTTACTAATACATTAAATTGTTTTAGTAATGTTGGAGAGATCGTCATTACTGCCAGAAGTAATTCTAATGCTAACATTATCATCATGCCTTTGAAGGGAGCATCATGCTTATTTACATCAGAGAAAATCTTTGGAAATAATCGCATATCAGCAGCAACTTTAGACACTTGGGCATTCGTAAATTGCCAACCAAGCAGTGAACCAACACATGCCATAATTGCCATTGCGGTAATAATTTCCCCAACGAATGGGCTAAACATCTGAGCAAAAACGAGACCAAAAGGAGAATCAGACTTAGCTAATATATCGTTAGGAATAATGCCTTGAATAACAGTTGTTGACGCAATATACGTTGCTGCAGAAAAAACGGTGGCAAGCATACAAGCAAGAGGCACATTACGTTTAGGGTTTTCAACAGTACCTGAGTTAGCCCCTGCTGATTCTATCCCTAAGAAAGCCCATAACGTTAGTGCCATACCAGCATAAATCGCACTACCAACCGAGATATTGTTTGGGTTCCAAGCTTCTGCAAAAATTTTAGTATCAAACCAAAACCAACCAATAATAGATAAACCAAGCACAGGAATAATAATCCCCCATACGGTTATAGTGGATATTTGGCCTGTTATTTTTGCACCTCTAACATTGGCAAACATAGTAATAATTAAAATAGCCACTACCCCAATGAATGTTTGGAATGGCGTTTCTTTTAACCATGGAATAAAGTATTCCAAGTAACCAACACACGAAACAGCAATAGCAACCGCACTAATAACTAGACACACATAGTAAGTATAAGAGGCAATAAAAAAACTAGATTTACCATGTGCTTTTTCAGCATATGCGGACATCCCTCCATCATCCGTACAATACATTCCACACTTAGCAAAAGCATAAGCAATTGCAAGTGCACCTAATGCTGTAACAACCCAAGCTAATAAGGCTATCCCTCCTGTTGCAGCAAGACTTGATGGTAATAATATTATTCCAGAACCCATCATATTAACGGTGACAATGGTTGTTAATCCCATTAATCCCATTTTATTACTGGTAGAACTCATAAAATAAGCAACCTTCTAAGTTATTAAATACACTAAGTTTTAATATTTATTATTCATATAACCCTTTAATTAGTAATGAATAAAATTAAGGTCGTACAAATAAATATAATATTAGAATAGATGTATATTCTTAGAATACCTAAAAAATATATTAAGTTTTGGTTACAGTCTTATTTAGGATATTTAATGACTTTAAAACTAAAAAAAGCGTATAAGCCGTAATTATAAATTACAACTTATACGCTTTATCAACCACTATAGCTATTTATCTATTATTTTTAGTCTTACTTATCACTTTTAAAAGTAGCAATTTGTTTTCCTTGCTGATCTTTCACTGTAAGTACATTATCAACAACCACATAGCTGGCAAAATTAGGCATCGATTCTAAAAATGACTTTTCTAACTCCATGCCATCCATACACATTTTACGTGTTGCGGCTGCAGGTCCCATCGTTAATGTGCCATTAGATGTTTCAAATGCGCCTTGGAAATTATTACAGCCAGAAAAACCATGAGCCGATTTTTTATCCATATCAAATTCGATAAATGCCACATTGCCACCAGCACCCGGTTTTACAGTTTCACCTTCAAGCGTCACTAAATTCCATTGCTGACCAACTAGCGGAGTATTCTCTGTTGCTTCATTTTGTTGATGAGCAACACGGTCTAATTTAATTTCAATAGGTTGCTTTACATCTGCTGCAAATGGGTCAATGTTCGTTGTTGAAGTCATGACTAGCTTATCACCAACCTTAATTGTTGCACGTAAGCTATAGCGATGATTATTTTGAATTTTCGCAACGTCATATTGAAGTGCTACAGGGTATGGTGGCGCACCAGCAACGTCCATTGCTTCACTTGTAATTGTCGTTGATGGCGCATCAGCAAGAGACACATCTTCTAGTGCAACATTTAATACAGCACCAGGTGGCAGCATACGGCGATCAAGGTAAATAACATTAACATCTAAGGATTTCATCTCAGCTTTCTCAGTTTTAGCCGTTGATTCTGTTTGCTGCTGGTTATGATTTGCCGCAGTGTCAGCATCATTACAAGCTTGTAGCATGAACGCAGAAAGTACAACTGAAGTGGCTAGCGCTAGCTTTTTTAATTTAAAAGTCATTTATCTTCTATCCTGTGCGATTTTCAATCCATAACCATAGCAACGAAATATGTTACTCAGTTAACTTTGCCATCAGAAAGATAGCATACTGATTTGCAATTATTTTTTCTTAACATTAGCTAATAATACAGCATTCAAAACGAGGTGCAATCTTTATAATCCATGTCAATAATATGCTTGCATTTTACTTATCAACATTATGATTCATAACCTGTAATATAGGTCAACCTAACAGTTATAGACTATGTTTTTTCAATATTCTATTGAACGATTCATAGTGACCAAAAACACTAATCCCTTCCAGTTGGCGCCTTAGCATATCAAGAAGTACTGTGGCAATAATCGAACGCTGATCATTATATGTATATTCACGCTTAAATTGTAATTGTTGGATCCATCGACCTTCTATTGTACTTATACCTACAGTAAAGCAGTCTCCTTCTATGAAGCCAGAATATAAGCCTATATCGACCTTTGAGCGGCTATGAATAAGAGATAGTTGATCGTCTATTTCACGCACTAACGTTTCGGCACTGATCTTTTCTTTCACATCGTTATGATTTACTGTGGCTGATACAATGTATTCGCTCAACTTACATTTTTGGTTAAGCCAATTGACAACAAAACCGCCCGTTGAATACTCCAATAACCCTATTTTCTTTTGCTTTTTTTCAATGAGGTATTCAAGGTTATCAAGTAAGCTTAAATTTTTGCCTACAATGTTATCGCCTAACAATCGTTCCATTTCATGTAATAGTTCTAATGCATAGCGATCATTGGATGGTGCGAATAATTTCACTTCAATAAAGGGTAATGAAGAACGATACCCCAACTCATAACCTTGTGGTAAAACGATATGCTTTAAGGTGTCACTTATTCCGGACTCTGACAAACCATAGGTAAATAATCGATGACAGTGCAATGATTGGCTCTGAGGATAGTGTAATTGTAAATATGGCAGTATTTTCTCTTTAACCATAAACTTAAATTCACTGGGAACACCCGGAGTAAAACATATCCAAGCTCGATTTAATTTAATCGAAAAGCCACAAGCGGTGCCGACAGGATTATCGATTAATTCAGCCCCTTCAGGTAGCATTGCTTGCTTCAAATTAGCCGCTGGCATTTCTCGATTTAGCTTTTTATATTTAGCTTTCATCTCCGCTACCCAATGTTCAGATTGCTCTAAACCAACATCAGCAGCCATTGCCGCTGCGGCAGCACTTAAATCATCACTCGTTGGCCCAAGTCCACCATTAACAATAACAATATCGCTATTAAAACTGCATGATTCAATTTCTTTGGCTAATCGCTCACAATGATCGCCAACGGTTATTCGGCGTGTCATTGGAAAACCATGTTGAAACAAAAGACGAGATAACCACGCTGCGTTAGTATCTGCTATATCGCCCAGTAAAACCTCTTCACCGGTACTTATCATTGTAATTTCAAGCATTCTATCCCTCTGAATCATTTACCGAACATGACTGTTACTAGTCTATGCTTAACATCATTTGTTATACAGCCTTCCTTTCATCAATCACGTTATTAATCTCCATACCACCCAGTGTAAATATTAGTTTACATTTATTAAACTAATGTTGACAGAAGAGTTATCTGTCGTTAATGTGACCTCATAGTGAAATACGCTATTAAAAACAACACATCCACTAGTAAAGAACAATTAGAGCAAATTTAATGAAGCATACCTCGACAACACATACCTATCGATAGCCACAGTGGCTATTATCAAGATGTAATAATAACTTTACACTCATCTCGATACGCCTCTGTGGCCTCTATTTTCATAGGGAGCAACGATAGGTGATCAATAACGACCACCTCCCGATCTAATTATTTACCTCTGGGAGCAACACAAATGGCTTTGAATAAAACACTCGGCAGTATGCTTATTATTGCAGGTACGACTATTGGCGCAGGCATGTTAGCCCTTCCTCTCGCTTCTGCTGGACTTGGGTTTACCACCGCATTAGTTGCCATGTTTGGCATGTGGGCACTAATGACTTACACCGCTTTATTGATGATTGAAGTTCATCAACATGCAGATACAAATGCGACATTAAATACTTTGGCTCAACAACTTCTTGGTCGCAAAGGACAAATCATTGCTAATTTTGCCATGATATTTCTGCTGTATTCTTTATGTGCAGCCTACATTGCAGGTGGTGGTGGTCAGTTAAGTGAGAAGTTAAGCGGCTGGTTGAATACATCCATTCCTCCACAATTAGGCGCACTATTGTTTACGCTTTTAATTGCAGCGATAGTTTCTGTCGGTACTCATACTGTTGATTTAGTAAACCGCTTACTTTTTGCAGCAAAAATCATTGCACTAGCCGTCATGTTGGGGTTATTGGTTCCACATGTTGAAGGACAACACCTTGTTGAAATGCCCGTACAAAAAGGCTTAATTTTATCAGCATTACCTGTTGTTTTTACCTCTTTTGGTTTCCACGGCAGCATTCCATCGATCGTGCGATACATAGGCATTGATATAAAGACGTTAAAAAAAGTCATGATTATTGGCTCGGCACTGCCTCTTTTTATCTACGTTTTATGGCAATTAGCAAGTCAAGGTGTAATGAGCCAACCAGAGTTAATGGCAAGTACAACATTGGGAAGTTTTATCGCAAGTTTAAGTGATTTACTCCATAACCCTATGGTTAGCCAATCTGTCTCTATTTTCGCAGATCTCGCACTAGCAACATCATTTTTAGGTGTTAGTTTAGGGTTATTTGATTTTATGGCTGATAGCTTGAAACGTTCAAGTAATGTGAGTGGTCGCATGCAAACAGGCATGATCACTTTCTTACCTCCCCTTGCTTTTGCTATCTTTTACCCACAAGGCTTTATTATGGCGCTGGGATACGCAGCCATTGCATTAGTTATTTTGGCGATATTTTTACCTGTTGCGATGGTAATATCTCAGAGAAAAAAGAATAATATATCTAATGAAATTTCACCTTATAAAGTAAAAGGTGGTAATTTTGGTTTAATTATTGTGACAATGGCGGGTGTTTTAATTATATCTGCACAGACCTTACAAATGGTAGGCTTAATTCCAGCTGTTGGATAATCGATAAATAAACATAAAGAATAAGAAAGTAATTCTCTTACTTTCTTATTTCTTTACATTTAAAGAATATATTTAAACAATAAAAAACATTTCATTACAATAAGTTAAGCCCACCAAAGAAAACCTTCGATTTGTTATACAAAATCTTGCATGCAAAGCTCGATTTTGTGGAGTAATATCACGTATTTATAAAAAAAATCATATTCTGTTGTTTGTATGTCAGTTAAAATCAGCTTACATAATAATTAAAAAGATATTGGTGATGGATATTTACTCGCCTTTAAATCATCTTCAAAGTCCTATTTGGATTTTTGATTTTGACCACAAACAAATCATTTGGGCTAACGACAAAGCACTTCCTTTATGGGAGTCTTCCTCTCACAACGAACTTCGATCGCGCGATCTTGGCAAAGATATGTCAGCCGCAGTAGAAGCAACCTTAGAAGAGTACCGCGAAACATTTAAACAAAATAAAACAATCAAAACATGGTGGCATTTAGATCCAAGAAAGGTAGGTAAAAACTTGCTTTGCATTTTCTCTGGTATCAATTTGCCTGATGAACGTGTTGCAATGCTTGTGGAAGTTATCGGTGATGAATCAAGCATTCGACGTGAACTTGCTTTTTCAGATTACTCTAATCTAGCACTTCTGTTTAATGAACAAGGTAACTTGGTGAGTGCCAATACCGTGTTTACCAAAACATATGGTGCGGAGCTGAGTAACTTAGCAGCCTTTGTTGGCGACAGTGATATGGCCCAACAATGGATATCTGACGCTAAAAATAATCTAAACCTCAAACATAGCCGATTATGCTGGACGGGAAAAAGTCATATTTGGTTTAACATTGAGGCTAAATGGCTATCTGATAAATCTCAACTCCTACTTCAAGTTGTTAACATCACCAAAGAAAAAGAGAACTTACAGCGCGAACGTTATAATGCTGAGCACGACTTTCTAACTGGATTAATGAACCGTCGTGGTATTTCTACGGCACTAAAAGCTAGCCACCACTCTTCAATTCCATACCATTTATTATTTCTTGATCTCGATAGCTTCAAACTAATTAACGATACTTACGGTCACGCTATTGGTGATAAGTTATTAAGAGCTGTTGCAATTAGATTATTAGATACAATAAGAGGACGAGGACTTGTCGCCCGTTTTGGTGGCGATGAATTTATAATCCAAGTTGAAGATCGATATATCTCTAATTTAGTCCAATTGACCCAAGAAATAATTTCGGCTCTAAACAGTCCTTTCTATATCAAAAACATTGGTGAAATATCGATTGGGTGCAGCATCGGTACTGCGCAATATCCTAAAGATGCCAATAGTTTTGAAACCTTGATTACTCAAGCTGATATGGCAATGCATTGTGCTAAAAAGCATGGTCGTAACTGTAGCTATCATTTCCAGCCTCATTTGGCAGAAACATTGTATCGTAAAAACGCTCTACGCCATCACTTATCTCAAGCACTTGAAATTAAAGACTTTGAATTGTATTACCAACCTATCATTGATCTTAATACAATGTTGCTAAAAGGTTTTGAAGCGCTTATTCGTTGGCATGACGACTCTTTAGGTCATGTATCTCCTGCTGAGTTTATTCCATTGGCAGAAGAAACTGGGCAAATTGTTCCTATTGGCTCTTGGGTGCTTAGAAACGCTTGTAAACAATTGGAAGAGTGGAATCAACAATACGATACCAAGTTAATAATGAGTATTAATTTATCTCGTGCACAACTAAAAATGTCGCTTTTAGAT is part of the Photobacterium angustum genome and harbors:
- the adiA gene encoding arginine decarboxylase translates to MLNYGKHKRVLIFDNSQKTGVIANAIDRLIEQFKNESITVLSASSYDDCYSILNVNLAIDCLMLTSSMTGQQQEENDMFFSLIEKLNQRQDGVPVFLLAERKKVTLTINRELMSQVDEFVWILEDTADFIAGRAMAAMERYREQLLPPLASAMMKYDDIHEYSWAAPGHQGGVGFRKTPAGQRFYNYYGEGLFRSDMGIERGSLGSLLDHTGAFGESEEYAAKVFGADKSYSLVTGTSGANRTIMQICMRENTLAICDRNCHKSIEQGLMLTGALPVYMVPTRNRYGIIGPIYPDQMSPEGLKKSAESSELTKAKAGGQATYAVVTNCTYDGLCYNAKRAQDILAESSNRIHFDEAWYGYARFNPIYTDHFAMRGEPIEDPDAPTVFATHSTHKLLNALSQASWIHVRYGKDHINFERFNQSYMMHATTSPLYAISASNDIAVSQMDGPRGQSLTHEVIKEAIDYRQAMGRLHREFAADGEWFFKPWNAETITDPETGKVYDFEDAPAELLATHQDFWVMKPGDKWHGFEDMPADWCMLDPIKVSILAPGMGDDGKLLDTGVPAALVTQYLTRFGIVPTRTTDFQVMFLFSMGITKGKWATLVNTLLSFKTHYDNNTPLKNALPDLVAAHPDVYGHLGLKDLGDKMFGYLKQHTPSEMLNAAYSTLPKADITPRAAFEAIVDDNVEMVPSDKLQGRIAANAVIPYPPGIPMLMSGENFGDDSSPQIGYLHSLEVWDKEFPGFEHETEGTEVEDGVYHVMCVKNK
- the potE gene encoding putrescine-ornithine antiporter — its product is MSSTSNKMGLMGLTTIVTVNMMGSGIILLPSSLAATGGIALLAWVVTALGALAIAYAFAKCGMYCTDDGGMSAYAEKAHGKSSFFIASYTYYVCLVISAVAIAVSCVGYLEYFIPWLKETPFQTFIGVVAILIITMFANVRGAKITGQISTITVWGIIIPVLGLSIIGWFWFDTKIFAEAWNPNNISVGSAIYAGMALTLWAFLGIESAGANSGTVENPKRNVPLACMLATVFSAATYIASTTVIQGIIPNDILAKSDSPFGLVFAQMFSPFVGEIITAMAIMACVGSLLGWQFTNAQVSKVAADMRLFPKIFSDVNKHDAPFKGMMIMLALELLLAVMTISPTLLKQFNVLVNLAVFINMVPYILALTALGIIMRQSQVNQKEYNTGILIGSVAVIYSIYGAYSTGEEAVFYGTVITLFGYFFYGFIASRDAVPNKT
- a CDS encoding META domain-containing protein, with translation MTFKLKKLALATSVVLSAFMLQACNDADTAANHNQQQTESTAKTEKAEMKSLDVNVIYLDRRMLPPGAVLNVALEDVSLADAPSTTITSEAMDVAGAPPYPVALQYDVAKIQNNHRYSLRATIKVGDKLVMTSTTNIDPFAADVKQPIEIKLDRVAHQQNEATENTPLVGQQWNLVTLEGETVKPGAGGNVAFIEFDMDKKSAHGFSGCNNFQGAFETSNGTLTMGPAAATRKMCMDGMELEKSFLESMPNFASYVVVDNVLTVKDQQGKQIATFKSDK
- a CDS encoding CinA family nicotinamide mononucleotide deamidase-related protein, with the translated sequence MLEITMISTGEEVLLGDIADTNAAWLSRLLFQHGFPMTRRITVGDHCERLAKEIESCSFNSDIVIVNGGLGPTSDDLSAAAAAMAADVGLEQSEHWVAEMKAKYKKLNREMPAANLKQAMLPEGAELIDNPVGTACGFSIKLNRAWICFTPGVPSEFKFMVKEKILPYLQLHYPQSQSLHCHRLFTYGLSESGISDTLKHIVLPQGYELGYRSSLPFIEVKLFAPSNDRYALELLHEMERLLGDNIVGKNLSLLDNLEYLIEKKQKKIGLLEYSTGGFVVNWLNQKCKLSEYIVSATVNHNDVKEKISAETLVREIDDQLSLIHSRSKVDIGLYSGFIEGDCFTVGISTIEGRWIQQLQFKREYTYNDQRSIIATVLLDMLRRQLEGISVFGHYESFNRILKKHSL
- the tyrP gene encoding tyrosine transporter TyrP, which codes for MALNKTLGSMLIIAGTTIGAGMLALPLASAGLGFTTALVAMFGMWALMTYTALLMIEVHQHADTNATLNTLAQQLLGRKGQIIANFAMIFLLYSLCAAYIAGGGGQLSEKLSGWLNTSIPPQLGALLFTLLIAAIVSVGTHTVDLVNRLLFAAKIIALAVMLGLLVPHVEGQHLVEMPVQKGLILSALPVVFTSFGFHGSIPSIVRYIGIDIKTLKKVMIIGSALPLFIYVLWQLASQGVMSQPELMASTTLGSFIASLSDLLHNPMVSQSVSIFADLALATSFLGVSLGLFDFMADSLKRSSNVSGRMQTGMITFLPPLAFAIFYPQGFIMALGYAAIALVILAIFLPVAMVISQRKKNNISNEISPYKVKGGNFGLIIVTMAGVLIISAQTLQMVGLIPAVG
- a CDS encoding putative bifunctional diguanylate cyclase/phosphodiesterase, which encodes MDIYSPLNHLQSPIWIFDFDHKQIIWANDKALPLWESSSHNELRSRDLGKDMSAAVEATLEEYRETFKQNKTIKTWWHLDPRKVGKNLLCIFSGINLPDERVAMLVEVIGDESSIRRELAFSDYSNLALLFNEQGNLVSANTVFTKTYGAELSNLAAFVGDSDMAQQWISDAKNNLNLKHSRLCWTGKSHIWFNIEAKWLSDKSQLLLQVVNITKEKENLQRERYNAEHDFLTGLMNRRGISTALKASHHSSIPYHLLFLDLDSFKLINDTYGHAIGDKLLRAVAIRLLDTIRGRGLVARFGGDEFIIQVEDRYISNLVQLTQEIISALNSPFYIKNIGEISIGCSIGTAQYPKDANSFETLITQADMAMHCAKKHGRNCSYHFQPHLAETLYRKNALRHHLSQALEIKDFELYYQPIIDLNTMLLKGFEALIRWHDDSLGHVSPAEFIPLAEETGQIVPIGSWVLRNACKQLEEWNQQYDTKLIMSINLSRAQLKMSLLDELKLIIEEYSIDPAQVALEITESAMLQEFSEAMSCLDAIAALGFELYLDDFGTGYSSLSQLQNLPISTVKLDQSFVQNEHDSGKAIVEATKAICNKLNLKVVAEGVETKEQLEYIQSCNFNYCQGYYFNKPLSVSELEKGVLSTLLTKEQTKLH